Proteins from one Camelina sativa cultivar DH55 chromosome 8, Cs, whole genome shotgun sequence genomic window:
- the LOC109125901 gene encoding uncharacterized protein LOC109125901 yields MKEEKMSGRNSHQVEEVVVVQPRTTHRLLQVCVFALFHCLVLRGMAKRKKLLSLKGMDVRPMMEVVKGAAFGILQAAGGCPASLRPAKWLDFYSGTGSVGIEAISRGCSEAHFVEMDPWVVSNVLQPNLEHTGFVDASVIHTAPVENFLERADKTVGMSSL; encoded by the exons atgaaagaagagaaaatgagTGGAAGGAACAGCCATCAAGTAGAAGAAGTTGTTGTAGTACAGCCAAGAACAACTCATAGGTTACTTCAGGTGTGTGTATTTGCTTTGTTTCATTGTCTTGTTCTTAGGG GAATGGCCAAACGAAAGAAATTGCTTTCTCTTAAGGGAATGGATGTGAGACCTATGATGGAAGTTGTTAAAGGAGCAGCTTTTGGGATTCTCCAG GCTGCTGGCGGTTGTCCAGCGTCTCTGCGACCTGCTAAGTGGTTGGATTTTTACAGTGGTACAGGATCTGTAGGAATTGAAGCAATCAGTCGAGGATGTTCTGAG GCACACTTTGTTGAGATGGATCCTTGGGTTGTTTCGAATGTTCTACAACCAAACTTGGAACACACTGGGTTTGTTGATGCTTCGGTTATACACACTGCTCCAGTCGAAAACTTCTTGGAACGTGCTGATAAAACAGTAGGCATGTCTAGTCTTTAA
- the LOC104706575 gene encoding uncharacterized protein LOC104706575, which translates to MLDSCGCLEKMTDRREPQALDIGAHEILPDADIALAAGLDELAQMLDLQSGKPSTVAGIRFMAFLEEDEMAFDNLYCIAFQMMDAQWLAKRASYMEFNDVLKSTRAQLERPELMILLFFSVF; encoded by the exons ATGCTTGATTCATGTGGATGCCTTGAAAAG ATGACTGATCGAAG GGAACCGCAAGCTCTGGATATCGGTGCACATGAGATTCTCCCTGATGCGGACATCGCTCTTGCTGCTGGACTAGACGAGTTGGCACAAATGTTAGATCTTCAATCAG GTAAACCATCAACAGTAGCCGGGATAAGGTTCATGGCATTTCTGGAAGAAGACGAAATGGCATTCGACAATCTTTACTGTATAGCTTTCCAAATGATGGATGCACAATGGCTTGCCAAACGAGCTTCTTACATggaatttaat GACGTCCTGAAATCGACGAGGGCACAATTGGAACGTCCTGAACTGATGATTTTACTCTTCTTTTCAGTTTTCTAA